Genomic window (Temnothorax longispinosus isolate EJ_2023e chromosome 3, Tlon_JGU_v1, whole genome shotgun sequence):
taatttcttaacgcgagtacaagtctaacataattaatcaatcggcGGGAACGACATTCGACCGCAATTAACACTGCCATCGACGTCCCGACGCAAAATTCGAGGTGGTCGCGAGCAGGGACGCCATAGGACGTAACGCAAGTAATACCGGACGCAAAGTTTCTCAACGCGAGAGCACAATTATCAAcccgtaataacgagatccgaACACAAATTGATACGCTAACACCGACGCTCGAACACAAGAATTTCccgacgcgaagaaacggtaacgcAATTGACGAAATACCGGCCCGTAGGCGGCCGTACACCAAGGTCGCGAGGACAACGCGatatactcgcgatatcgaactcattaacgcctatcgcgacctccagggattcgccataacgcttgtaccacggttccgcgaccacgataccatcccgaggcccttcgttctcgttatcgatcgcgaaattacactcgatcttgacatgcgttatcccgagcgagagcgtgcaccggagggcggtgtcgtggctttacatatcgcgatttacgggcaacctcaccggtgatacgcctcctcctgggctcctcgccgtcaccttccaccaacgatcctcgatccgccagacaacgatcgaaatacccgactcggggtgGCTATCGCGTATCTTAACAAAACGTatctcgccgacggacgaccagagagtgaaacgctaaacccgctcgattgcggaatcgatacggaaccccttcctgaggggcgcgcgagccaatcgggcgcgagcttgcaagcccgcggtgtcccggcgcagtgctgtcgatacgagatcTTTCGGGGGCgggcaacggtccctcggcggcgtgcgactcctcaaatttttgtccttagcggcggacggaacttcgctcgtgccggtgtgcctccggtttgaccctggGGCGGTGGCCAGCCACCCCGTGGGTCGGTGTTTTGTGGAGATCATTTGCTGAAGCCGGGTGTTTACCCAAGCGCTtggggccccgctatcggcggcctcgtccgtcgctgccACACGTGCCGcccgcctgccgcgttgctctcgccagcccgcgatctctgctgcttccgcgtttgccacccctccttggttatcgatcgtccttgatttccttcgccaAGTACTCTCTCGAAGGTttgccgtggtgtgggtgaggtgccgcgcgtattacattgcataaaaacaaaagaaggtAATCagaatgcggaaacgcgattaaatacgacccctggagatctcgtcgttgcctccctggtccgtccctgggcgcgaaattccgcgccttgtgacggcggcggggcgccgcgacggtgcggcgagccgcaacgtcacaacatatatatatatatatatatatatatatatatatatatatatatatatatatattatatatatcttgatatataatcatattaacacattatttttagacgttgctgttgatgaaagagaattagatGGTGACTTAATTTTGGGAGATATAGGTCAAGGATTGCCATTTAAAGCTGGTACGTTTGATGGGGCTGTCGGTATTTCTGCGCTTCAGTGGTTGTGCTATGCAAGCAAAACTTCGCACAATCCtacaaaacgtttatatcgtttcttcTCAACGTTGTATGCATGCCTGTCAAGAAGCGCAAGAGCAGTGTTACAATTCTATCCAAAGAACGGTGAACAGGTTGAATTAATCACGGCACAAGCCACAAAAGCTGGCTTTTATGGCGGTGTGGTTGTCGATTTTCCGAATAGCGCaaaagcaaagaaaatgtTCTTGGTTTTAATGACCGGAGGAGCTGCTCCGCTTCCAAAGGCACTAGGCGTAAAGAACGAAGATAGACAAACCGTCGTTAATTCAAGAAGGTTTGATTCTCTCGTTGTCcgttattctattattttgtatttgcaattattttaaatatttctctaactataatgttaatattacggtaataatagacaatattaataataagagatcaAAGAAtgagttcaatattttatattattattttattctttacgtaaacataaattgtaaaatactcTGTTGTACTCCAGTAGGtaatactttttctaattcttcatgatCCAACCACtggtattttacgttattgttGATATCTCCATCCATATGTTTgactaagaaataaaatattttagcaccataaggctcctggatggtcagccgagaactctgcgttgacggtggcgacgtaccgtcgcggcagaaatcagaactcttttctctcactcttttcaatggagaattctgtcttgtgacatgttgacaacctattttgttgtgcgtgctatttctttattattcgctctgtgcttgtgctctaacgtttaacgtattcgtgaaagtcgtaaaattggccgaaaagtaagatttgcatgcggaaggaacgttttcacctcctttcgatagtcgttaaacgactgtttttcccgtatgtttaggcttcgttttatggctgtttgtttattgtcgagagaaaagggtagttttcagccaatttcggaagtgttctgaaacgatctatagtgatgttttattgaaatgtctttttatttgaaaatggcatgcacaacaaaattgggtgttttcctcgcctcgatagtaagaatccaatatggccgtGGTGACCATCTAGGAGCCATAACTTCCTTGCTCGCAAAGCTTCTtaagatatttgtatttgtagaaTCCGATAGGTGCATTTCCAtaaaactttacttttatCGTTGCACCACATGTATCTTGTAATACTCTCTCTGCAGTCTGTAAAAGAATTGATAAAGAACAttttcaaatcattttttGTCCCTATTAACAACTTCagacacatttctttataaggtgtaatttttttctgttaagattaagatgcgtaacattacaaaaaagcgtgatatccgtacaaacgtacctttttcaaaaaaaaggtaaaaaaaggcgccaagtacaagcatagtagtgtatatgtattatgttgttacctcgaaaaaaaaacaaagtggtaatattataccttgaaataacaccctgtacatactgtttataaaatgcgtaatactacaaaaaggcgtgatatccgtacaaacgtaccttttttttaaaaaaaaggtaaagaaaggcgccccaagtacacgcatagtagtgtatatgttgttacttcgaaaaaaaaaaaacttgtacattgcttcctcatagtttttaagtgagcaagtagaaacttgcacattgcttccttatagtttttaagtatgcaagtagaaacctgcagtacttcctctatgaggaagccaaattaataaatatctactgataattatgcatacaaaaacaggcttcctcatagaggaagcaatgtgcaggtttctacttgcacacttaaaaactataaggaagcaatgtgcaagtttttttttcgaagtaacaatatatacactactatgcgtgtacttggcgcctttctttaccttttttttaaaaaaaaggtacgtttgtacggatatcactgACTTGTACATATTCACATTACCAATGATCAAGagttattgtaatattaagttttatttataactttagtTAAGTTTTGGATTATTGTGCGTCATATGCCTCGAGTgcttttctattaatttaaggACCCTTATTAccatatatattgaatatgcGGCAGTGATTATGTGGCATATGCAAGTTGAACACGTAAACCTTGTTAGCAACTACCTGTGTGGAGTTGCATGGAGTGGATCGTGATACATCTCAGTTActtgatacaatttttaaaagcttGATCAATGCTGAGATGTGTTGCGAGAAGGCTCCCAGGGTACCTCTCACATGTTTTGCGACTAGACATAAGTGCGAATGCATCATTGAAATAAATACTTGGTCCTAATGTAGCTCACGTTATAGATATTATGTCCTATGTCTTAATTTTATGTTCTATGTTAACTTATACTTGTCTGTTGAAAACACAGCGATTTATCGACGAATGAAAAATGGCGTGTTGCCATCTATGGTATTCGCCAGTAAGCAACTGATTCCGTAAACACTCTACGTAAACACTCTATAGAGACTAATACATGGGTCTAGTGACATTGGTAGTACGTATGTTTCGCACGCAAAGGCGCTGCAATACTTGGTTTCCGCGTTCGTATGGCGCTGCGATACCTGACTTCCGCGTTCGTTACGGAAGTATCGAGCTTGCGTAGCAACGATCGTCATTGTATCAATATCTTTCGTTCACGATCGTCATCATCCACATCTTTCGTCCACAAAAGTCGCGCGTTTCGAGTCGTGTCGTGCATTTTACCCGTTTCTACTATTCTTTGTAAAAAGGATATGGAATTGTTAAATCAATCGTTTCAAGTTATACTCAATCGTAATTACAACGacgaatatattaaatacggCAGCACGACGTAAGGAAAGGCGACTACCGACACTGGAAAATTATCTGCCATTGCCAGATATAAGGAAAAGGCATCCGCCATTACTaaagaaggaaggacgatTGCAGAATACATTCGATGGAAATATATTTCCGACTTTTCACCCGAAGGGCGGTATTCCTCCTCTTTGGAGTCACTTTCACGTAAAGTGAAAGCTCGCACAGGTAACTCTCGTTATTCGTAAGGGGACCACTGATAAAGTCGCTACAAACGTTAGTTAATGACTATCTTTGGTTCCAGAATATTCGAGAGCTTTCTTTCGTATTGGAATTTGGATGTATAACAATCATTCTTGCGTTTCGGCAAGGCATTCAATCCAATCTTTTCGATCAATCGGTGGCCACTGTTTAAGATAAGATTCTTCTCATTTCACTTGAGTAATCAAGCATAAAAAGAATTTGGTTGCAACCACGCGTATTTAGTATATTCGCTTCTTTTCATTGTAAAATTACGTATGTTGTATAAAGATTGTAAGGATTcgttaagatattaattgagAATTAACTCATCGAAACTGTAAAgttaatatttcgtaaaatagTACAtgttcacattttttaatgtactcTATTGCGATTCAATAGTCAGtgtattctttctttatcgtAAGTTGAATATCTCTAAGTTCATTTCgaaacgaataattatttcagaaacattatCCAATGGTTAAACCATGTTATGCACGattgatgaaatttatatgaatatgtGTCATGTTTATTATGGATTAATGCATTGAATtacaaaaggaaaaaagggTATATGTATTGGTTAAGAAccacttaatttttttaacattgatTTCTctgaaatctattttcttcaTTAGTAAGATACCAAATTAATCCATGCATTATTccatttcttctatatatattaattagattttaaatttatacttgtatTATGTTctattttgaaatgttttgcATTAATGGTCCtttcacaaatataatttgttcttCAAGGTTTTCTCTTATGCGTTACAAATATTCAATGATTCTCAGTGCTTCTAATTTGTTTAAGTGAAATTGGTCTTGCATAATTATTGTGTTGgaatttatgaaagaaatatctccggcaacagatatatatttattaaagtgaaCGGACTATTAATAATTGAGTTTCTTGATACTTAAGCTATGTATTTCATTGATatgtgatttatattaataccgCGTTATATTCTCAAAGTTCTAAAAATTGTAGTCAATCAATATATCGAAAGGTTAATTTTCAAACGAATTACACTAGTTGAGTTTTCTTAATAACCAGTACGATTTTACGTTCTTACTGGAGCGTGTACATACATTGTCATTATAACTGTTTAACAGTGTCCACTGCAAATATGGTAATTTTTCACCCCTCATTTGATTTtcatttgatttaaatatgatgCATGAATTCTCTTGTTGCCTTTATTGCTGCATAATCTAGCTAATTTGATATAAgtcgatttatatttatgtggTAACCTTAAAACTGCTCTTTGCTATAATGGGATGTATATACCATGTAATATTTCTGAGTCAAATTCAGACATGCTGTTGGCTTTTTCTATTGGAAGCATTATCTACAGTATGCATACTacttatgtatgtatgtatgtaatgttTATTGTATTTCCCCGCAGGGTTTACAAGGCGTTTTTAtgaggaacgtacccaaacctcttacaaaaaattcacTTCCCCTATGCCTGGCCATTTGCGACCTCACAAAAGTTTACCCTCCCTCCCCGTAGTCCTCTTCatccctcttcttcttcctccgttTCTGCCGCGACTCCGTCCTTCAGCCTCCTTCCTTCCTGTCTCAGCTCTTTCCTATTTGGCCCACTCCCTCTTTTTCCCATCCTCTTTCTTCTAACTCCTCCGACTCTCCTTTTCCTCTCATTCTTTCCCCCTCTAGTTCTATCATCCATTTCTCTTTTCCCCCTTCCTCATCCAGTACCCATCCCACCGCTTCCTGCCAACTTCTATTTCCTGATTCCCATTTCCTGCATTCTTCTCATACATGCTCCCACGATTCCTCCTTATGTTCACATAAcctacatttctttttctctttcacttCCCAGTATCTGCTTTCTCTTATTTCATTCCTTAATCTAAATCTTGCCACTCTTCTCCATCTACTCTCACCCCATCCCTTCTTCAGATATCCCGGGATACCTTCTCCTTTTATAAACTTGTACCATTTATTATAACCTGATTTCTCGATCCTCTCccatctctctttcctttgcGTCTCCTTATCTCCTCCAAACAGCTTAATAAACCATTCCTCTCCACCTTCTTCTCTCAGCCTTTCCAACTCTTTTAACTCCACTCCTCTGTCTTCGA
Coding sequences:
- the LOC139809586 gene encoding 18S rRNA (guanine-N(7))-methyltransferase-like, which translates into the protein MSSRPVGRYPTAATNCCAAPGVAGSRIIEIKVQMSKRATEVLVLPEDQSCLLLNIGCGSGLTSGSILEDQGHVWIGVDISSAMLDVAVDERELDGDLILGDIGQGLPFKAGTFDGAVGISALQWLCYASKTSHNPTKRLYRFFSTLYACLSRSARAVLQFYPKNGEQVELITAQATKAGFYGGVVVDFPNSAKAKKMFLVLMTGGAAPLPKALGVKNEDRQTVVNSRRFDSLVVRYSIILYLQLF